In Bradyrhizobium manausense, the sequence ATCCAGGAGCCCGCGGTAGCCGTGAATGTAGCCCTCCTCCTCCAGCGCCCGGACCCGGCGCAGGCAGGGCGGAGGCGAGATACCGACGCGTTTGGCGAGTTCAACATTGGTGATTCGACCGTCGGCCTGGATCTCGGCGAGAATTTTGAGGTCGATCTCGTCTAGGTTCCGCGACACGTGATTGGAACTCCTGGCCTTCATGGCGGTATCGGGTGGATTCGTCGCAATCCTCATACCCAGTCTATGCCAAATGAGCAATTTTATTGCGCGTGCACCGCAATCGACTTTTGTTCCTTGTTGGAAAAATCCGCCGAGAGGGAATGCAATTCTTGCATAGCTCACCAGAAGGCTTAGATTAGCTCTGATATTTCAGCGCCTCCGCGAGGCCTCCCGGCACGTTCCGCGCCCGCGCTGCAAATCCCCCGTGAAAGGCGTCCGCAAATATGTCCGCTCCTGTTCATGCAAAGGTCGTCATTATTGGCTCCGGCCCGGCCGGCTACACCGCCGCGATCTATGCCGCGCGCGCGATGCTCGAGCCGATCCTGATCCAGGGCATGCAGGCCGGCGGTCAGCTCACCATCACCACCGACGTCGAGAACTATCCGGGCTTCGCCGACGTGATCCAGGGCCCCTGGCTGATGGAACAGATGGAGAAGCAGGCAGTCCATGTCGGGACCAAGATCGTCACCGACCTGGTGATCAAGCTCGACACCTCGCAGCGGCCGTTTCGCCTCACCTGCGACTCGGGTGACGTCTATCTCGCCGAAGCCGTGATCCTCGCCACCGGCGCGCAGGCGCGCTGGCTCGGCCTGCCCTCTGAGGCGAAATTTCAGGGCGGCGGTGTGTCGGCCTGCGCCACCTGCGACGGCTTCTTCTACCGCAACAAGGAAGTCGTGGTGGTCGGCGGCGGCAACACCGCGGTCGAGGAAGCCCTGTACCTGACCAATCATGCCTCGCAGGTCACCATCGTGCATCGGCGCGACCACTTCCGCGCCGAGCGCATCCTGCAAGAACGCCTGTTCAAGCACCCGAAGATCAAGGTGGTCTGGGACTCCGCGGTCGACGAGATCTGCGGCACCGAGAACCCGAACAAGGTCACGCATGTGCGGCTGAAGAACGTCAAGACCGGCGCGCTGACGGACGTGAAGACCGACGGCGTCTTCGTCGCCATCGGCCATGCGCCGGCGACTGAGCTCGTGAAAGACCAGATCAAGCTGAAACCGTCGGGCTATGTCGAGGTCGCAGCGAATTCGACCGCGACCTCCGTGCCCGGCCTGTTCGCCGCCGGCGACGTTGCTGACGAAACCTACCGCCAGGCCGTGACGGCCGCAGGCCTCGGCTGCATGGCAGCGCTCGAGGCCGAACGTTTCTTGGCCCTGCGCGCCAGCGAGCGCGCGGCAGCGGAATAACGATCATGCCTCGAACACGCGACGGATTTACGGATATGGATTGGGACAAGCTGAAGGTGTTTCACGCGGCGGCGGAAGCGGGAAGCTTCACGCATGCGGGAGAGCAGCTCGGCCTGTCGCAATCGGCGGTGTCACGCCAGGTCTCGGCGCTGGAGCAGGAGCTCTCGGTCTCACTGTTCCACCGCCATGCCCGCGGCCTGATCCTCACCGAGCAGGGCGACCTGTTGTTCCGCACCGCGCATGACGTGTTCATGCAGCTCCAGGCGGCGCGCGCGAAACTGACCGACAGTCGCGAGCGGCCGAGCGGCGATCTCAAGATCACCACCACGCCCGGCGTCGGCATCAACTGGCTGATCCCGCGGCTCGGCGAATTCACCGCGCTCTATCCGGAGATCCGGATCTCGCTGATCGTCACCGACGAGGAGCTGGATCTGTCGATGCGCGAGGCGGATGTTGCGATCCGGACCCGCAAGCCGACGCAGCCGGATCTCATCCAGCGCAAGCTTTTCGCGATGGGCTTCCACGCCTATTGCTCGCCTGACTACATCAAGCGCTTCGGCACGCCGCGGACGCTGGAAGAACTCGACTCCCATCGCATCATCACGCTGTCCGACGGCAACTTCGCGCCACACTTGCAGAACCGCAACTGGTTGATCGAAGCCGGCCGCAACGGCTCGGGTCCGCGCGAAGCCTATTTCAAGGTCAACAACATTCTCGGCCTGGTACGCGCCTGTCAGCAGGGCCTCGGCATCGCGGCATTGCCGGATTATCTGATCGAAGAACAGAGCCGCCTCGTACAACTGTTCGGCGAATCGGATTCGATCCAGCTCGATACGTATTTCGTCTATCCGGAAGAGCTGAAAACGGTCGCGCGCGTGCAGGTGTTCCGTGACTTCGTGGTGAGCAAGGCGCAGCGCTGGCCGTCCTGATTTCCGCATGTCTGACATGCGACCTCGGCTGTTGCTGCATGCCGCTCGCCAAGCCCATACTGCTTGCACGCTGAGCCTTCGCGTTGCGCATTTGTCCCCCTCCTCCAGTGGCGCGGGAGTTCAGTAATCCCTCTTGGAAGGTGATTGTGTCGGCCTCACGTGGCCAATACCTAAGCCGGGCCTTCGGGTCCGGCTTTTTTTCTGCCCAATCAGGCTTTCGCTTTCCGCGTGTATTGACAGTTTTGGGCATACCTCGCATCATTTGCCAATGATCACGAAGTCGTGCGCAATCGTCTCGAAAAAAGGCCCCCATCCGGGGACCTCGGATTTTTGCGCGCGCTAGGCTGACTTCGTCATCGCTGCCAAATCCCGAAAACCCCGCCACCTGGACGGGGTTTTTTCATGTGCCCTCCGTCTCAGGTTTCATCTTGAAAAGGAGACAGGACATGACTGATTTGCGAACTCAAATGCACGGACTGTGGTTGCCGCTGGTGACGCCGTTTCGCGACGGCCGCCTCGACGAGATCTCGCTGCGGCGGCTGACGCGGCACTACTGCACGCAAGCCATCGACGGCTTCATCCTGGGGGCGACCTCGGGTGAAGGCATGACGCTGCGCGATGCCGAGCTCGAACGTCTCGTCGCCATCGTCCGCGACGAGATGGCGGCGGGTCGCCGCAACGTTCCGATCGGGCTCGGACTGTCAGGCGCGGATACGTCGCGGATGAAGGAGCGACTGGACGAGACCGCGGACTGGCCGATCGACTTCTATCTGATCGCGAGCCCCTATTACGTGCGGCCGTCGCAGCGCGGGATCCTTGCGCATTTCGAGGCGCTGGCCGATCACGCCGCCTGGCCGCTCGCGCTCTACAACATTCCCTATCGCTGCGCCGTCGGCATCACCAACCAGACCATGCTGCGGCTCGCCGAGCACCCCGACATCATCGGCCTGAAGGATTGCGGCGCAAGCCGCGAGCAGTCGATCGCTTTGCTGCGCGACCGGCCGAAGGATTTTGCCGTGCTGACCGGCGAGGACGCGAACTATTTCGAGGCGCTCAGCGACGGCGCCGACGGTGGCATCTTGCTGTCCGCCCATCTCGAAACCGCGACCTTCGCCACCGTCTATAGCGAGCTGAGGCGCGGCAACCACGATGCGGCCAAGGCGCGCTGGCAGGAGGTCGCGGAGCTGACGCGGCTGTTGTTCACCGAGCCGAGCCCGGCGCCGGCGAAGTACTGGCTGTGGCGAACAGGGCTGATCGACAGCCCCGAAGTGCGCCTGCCGATGGTGGAGGTCAGTAGCGAGCTCGCCGCCACGCTCGATCGCGAGATCGAGCGGCGGGTCATGGTCGCGGCGTAATACTTCCCCTTGCCTCTCTCCCCGTGACAACGGGGAGAGAGGCAAGAGAGAGCGCCTTTGGTTAACCGGGCGCGAACGCTGTTCGCTATCGCCGCATGACGCATCCACGTCTCGTTTACGCAATGGGGCCTATCGTTCCCTCGCAAAGTTTTCAAAGAGGGGGAATGACAATGGGGCAACGCGTTCGCCCGACCGCGGCGGAAATGTTCGCGCCTGCCGATCTTTTGCAGGGGATTCTGATGGTGTCGTCGTTCGGCTTCTGGGCGGTGATGCTCGGCCTGATGCCGGTGCTACTGTTTCGGGTCTGGCTCGCCTGACCACGAAGCCTGCTTGCATGGTTAACCCGTGGATCGCGATTGCGCTTAAATGCTGTTGTCGCCGCAAGCCGGAATCTTAAAACATCCCGCGTATCGTTCGTCCCCATAAGCGAAGAAATCGCGGGGGCGATCTTGAACAATCAGAACGATTTGGCGCCGTATTACGGCGCCGCGCAGGGCTTTGACGACACCGAGCAGCAGGGCTTTTCCACGGCGGACATCATCTGGGCCGTCGGCATCTGGTCGGTGATCCTGACGCTGTCGCCGGTCATCGTGTTCTACATGCTGATGGTGGCCTGACGCATTTCCACCGGATCCCGGAAACGCAAAACGCGCGGGACACCGCGCGTTTGTCGTCCGGGGAAATGATTGATGAAAATTATGCCGCCTGCTTGTGCATTGCGCCGGATGCCGACGCCGTGCCGCGAATAGCCTTCACTGAACGCTCGATCGCCGCCCACAGCCTTGCAATTTCCTGAGCAGCACGGCTCTCGGCCTGATACTCACGCGCGCCTTCGCCGTGGCTGAGTGCCATCAACAAATCGGAACGATTGGTAATCTGACCGCCCCACACCGGAGCGCGGAACTTGGCCAGCGCCTCGCGGGCGATGGTGACGATCGGGCTTTCGGCTTCGTCGCGCTTGGCCGGTGCACCGTTGAGCACGACCGCGTAGGGCTTGCGCGCCGCGCGGCACATCTGAATGGTTTCCTGCACGGCGTTGACGTCGAACACGCCGGGACGTGCGGGAATGACCACCATGGTGGCATTCTTGATGGCGTCGTCGACGACGGCCGACAGGTTCGGCGGCGTGTCGATCAGCACCCACTCGTAACCGTCGCGCCTGGCAGCGGAGACGATGCCGCTGACCGAGTTCACCGCCGCCTTGATCGGCGGCTCGTTGGTGCCACGCAGCTTGTGCCACAGCGTGAGCGAGCCTTGCGGATCCGCATCCACAAGCATCACTTGCTTGCTCGCCTTGATCTGCGCAGCAAGATGTGCGGCCAGGGTACTCTTGCCCGAGCCGCCTTTACGCGATGCAAAAACAATAACGTTCATACCTCTGGCCTCCAGATTGACCCCAGGCCGCGAAAATGAATCACCACGCTGATTCGTGAAAGAAAAATTTATCAACGGTTGCGCCGTCGCCACGAAATAACAGGGCGGACTGGCTTTTGAGTCACACTGCCTTGCGCAATGACAGACATGAACCGTCATGAACGGCTGTCTACGCGGGCTTTTTCAATCAATCCTTCGGAAAAAGCGGGAGGACAACCTCGCCGCGCAAATCCTCGCGGCGGCCCGGTCACCAGGCACGAGCGCAATTGCTGCAAGCCGGCGCCAGGGTGGCGCGAACAAAACGAGTCCGGCGGCTGTCGCGAGGCTGGTGCCCCCTGAGTCATTTTGACGCGAGGGCTCGACAAGGTTTCAAGACGGGAACGTGGGATGCGGGCAGCCTAGCCGTCCTCGGCCTTTTTCTTCTTGGTCGCCTTCGCCTTGCTGGTCTTCTTCGTCGCCTTCGGCGCGATGTTGGTCGGCTTGCCGGCGCGCCGCGCGGCCGCCTCGCCGGGCTCCGGCCCGCGGCGGAAGAACGCGGCGCATTGCGGCGACAGCTGCGACTTCTTCTGGATCATGCAGGCGGTGATGGCATCGACATTCGGGACGAAGTCGCCGCACAGCCGCATCGCATCCGGCGTGCAGGCCTGCTGCTGCTCGGGCGTGTAGGCAAGGCCGGTGCCGGGCTGGACCAGAACGGCGAGCGCGAGCGAAAGGCCTGCAGCAGCCAAGGATGTGGTGACGCGAGATACCGGCATCGATCCCCCCAAGTGTCTATTCGGGCGAGAGTGTGGGTGAACCGGCGTTCGTTGGCAACGAGGGCCAAGGCGAAACCCGACGGCTGTGCGGTCTCGGCAACAGGGAGGGCGGCCGCCATGACGGCGGGGCGGGACGGCATCCCCGACCCAAAAACACGAAAACAACCCCATGCACAGTAGCGAACTCATGGCCAGGCCGCAGCCAGGTCGCGGCAGTCGCCCGCGCGATCCGAATATTAGGATTTAGCGAAATCAGATTTGACTCGTCGGGCAAAACAGGGGCATCATGTCAGCATCAAGGACGCGTGGGGTGGTCGGCTGGTCTGCTGCGCCGGGTCGGGAAGCGTCGGCGCAAGTGGAGGCGATCGCATGGAGGAGAACGGAGCGGAGCTGCCGCTGTCGGGAGTGACGGTGGTCTCGCTCGAGCAGGCGATCGCGGCGCCTCTCGCCAGCCGGCATCTTGCCGACTGGGGCGCCCGGGTCATCAAGATCGAGCGGCCGGGCCCCGGCGATTTCTGCCGGGACTACGACCACGTGATGAACGGCATGTCGAGCCAGTTCGTCTGGACCAACCGGTCGAAGGAGAGCCTCGCCATCGACATCAAGAGCGAGGCGGGCCGCAAGGCGCTCGACGCACTGCTGCCGCGGGCCGACGTGTTCATCCAGAACCTGGCGCCCGGCGCGGCGGAGCGGCTCGGTCTCGATGCCGCCGCCCTGCTGCGCAAATACCCCAAAATCATCGCCTGCGACGTCTCGGGCTATGGCAGCGGCGGCCCCTACAGCGACAAGAAGGCCTACGATCTGCTGGTGCAATGCGAGGCCGGCGTCCTCGCCGTGAACGGCACCGAGGCGGAGCCCGCCAAGGTCGGGCTGTCCGTGGTCGACATCGCCACCGGCATGTACATTCTCAATGGCGTGCTGATGGCGCTCTATCGCCGCGAGCGCACCGGCAAGGGTACCGCATTCCAGGCATCGCTGTTCGATTCCATCACCGACTGGATGAGCTATCCCGCCTTCTACACGCGCAGCACCGGACGGCTGCTGCCGCGAACCGGCGCAAGGCACGCCACGATTGCGCCTTATGGTCCGTTCCGCGTCGGTGACGGCAGCACGATCTTCTTCGGCATCCAGAACGACCGGGAATGGCGCGCGCTGTGCGGGACCGTGCTCGGCGATGACGCCCTCGCCGACCATCCGAGCTTCCGCACCAACCCGCTGCGCATGCAGAACCGCGACGAACTCCAGATCCTCATCGAGCAGCGCTTTGCCGCCCTGACCGGCGACGAGGTGCTGCGGCTGCTCGATACGGCGTCGATCGCCAACGCGCATCTGAATTCGGTCGAGGCGTTCCTCGCGCACGAACAGCTCCACGCGCGTTCCCGCGTGCAGACCGTCGGCTCGCCCAGCGGGCCGCTGATGAGCTTCCTGCCCGCCCTCACCATTCCCGGCCTCACCCCGAGGATGGATCCCGTTCCCGATGTCGGGCAGCACAACGACGCCATCCTCGCCGAACTCGGCCTGACGAAGGAGAGCTAGCCATGGTCCGTGGCCGACCGACGCGGGCTTATCTGGCCGTTCCCGCGCATCGCTCCCGGCTGGTCGAGAAGGCGGCCGTCTCGATGGCGGACGCGGTGTTCATGGATCTCGAGGACGCCGTGCCGCCCTCCGAGAAGCTTGCCGCGCTGGAAGAAGCGGTGCGATCGCTGTCCACGCTCGATTGGGGCACGAAGATCGTTGCCGTCAGGCTCAATGCCATCGACAGCCCCTTCATCGATCGGGAAATCCGTGCGCTCGCGCCGCTTGCGAGACTCGATGCGGTGATCGTGCCGAAGGCGGAGCGCGCGAGCGATATCGCAGCGATTGCCGATCGGCTGCTTGCCGCCGGCCCCGATCGCCCGGCGCCGGTCGCGCTGGAATTGCTGATCGAGACGGCGCTGGGGCTCGTCAATGTCGACGCGCTGGCCGCATCGCATGACAGCGTCAGCGCGCTTCATCTCGGTGTCGGCGATTTCGCGGCCTCGATCGGGGCGCGCTGCTCCGATATCGGCATCTCGCCGGAGGGCTACCGTCAGACGGAAACGGCGCAGAGCGGCTACGCCTCCGCGCCGCTCGACCTGTTCGCCTATCCGATGATGCGCGTGCTGGTGGCGGCGCGCGCTTTCGGCCTGCGCGCCGTCGATGGTCCCTGCGGCGCGTTCCGCGATGCCAGATTGACCGAAAGCACCGCGCAGAAGGCCGCCGCGATGGGCTTCGACGGCAAGCAGGTCATTCATCCCGACCAGATCGAACCGACGCTGCGTGCGTTCATTCCATCCGGCGACGAGCTGGCCCAGGCGCGGCGCATCCTGGAGGCGATGGAGCAGGCCGAAGCGCAGGGACAGGGGGCGGTGACGCTGGACGGCAAGATGATCGATTATGCCAATGTGCGCATGGCGCGCCGGATCATCGAGCTGGGGTCTTAGCGCGCATGACGACCATCCTGATCGTCGCGCCGGTGTTTGCGTTGATCGCGGCCGGCTATGCCTCGGTGCTGTTTCGCTTCGTCTCCGAGGCCGCGCACAAGGGCATCTCCGAATTCGCCTTCAGCATCGCGATCCCCGCACTGCTGTTTCGCACCATCGTCGTGTCGGAATTCCCCGACGTCAGCCCCTACCGGATGTGGGGCGCCTATTACGGCGCGCTGGCGCTGACCTGGATCGCGGCGCTGGCGATCTCGAAATTGCTGCGCGAACGGCGCGAGGACCGCGAGGACGGAGTCGTGTTCGCGATCGGCTCAGTCTACGGCAACATCGTGATGCTCGGCATTCCCCTGGTGCTCTCGGCGCTGGGCAACGAGGCCGCGGGACCGATGTCGCTGATCCTGTCGGTGAACACGCCGCTGCTGTGGCTCTGCGGCATCCTGCAGATGGAGCTCGTCAGCCGCAAGCGAACGGGCTCGGTGCTGTCGGTCATCCGCCCGGTGCTCGCGGATCTCGTGCGCAATCCGCTGATGCTGGGAATCGGCTTCGGCGTCATCTGGCGCTTCACCGGTCTCGGCCTCAACCCCGTCGTCGACAAGACCGTCGAGCTGCTCGCGCAGGCGGGATCACCGGCCGCGCTGATCGCGCTCGGCATCAATTTGTTTCGTTTCGAGGTGAAGGGCGAGATGCCGAGCGTCGTCGTGATGAGCGCGCTCAAGCTGCTGGCCATGCCGGCCATCGCGTATCTGCTCGCAAGACTGCTGGGCCTGCCGCCGGTCGCCGCCGGCGTCATCGTGCTCTTCGCGGCGATGCCGACCGGCGCCAATGCCTACATCTTCGCTGCGCAGTATCAGCGGCTGGTGAACCCGGTGTCGGGCGCAGTGGCGCTGGGGACGCTGCTCGCAGCGGTGACGTTGCCGGTGGTGGTGATGGTGGTGGCGGGGGCGAGGTAGGGCGGCTGACGATTGCCGAAGCCGCTATTCGACACGCCGGCCGACGCGCCAGCCCATCTCCCAGAAATCTGCCTCGAGCCGGGTGGCTTCCCTGAAGATCGCAATCAGCTCGGCCTCGCGAGCCGGCGTGGCGTAGAGATCGGCGAGATGGTCCAGGTGCGCCTGCGCTTTGGCAGCGACCTCCTGATACGGCGCGCCGGCGTACTCGGCGATCCAGACGCGATAGGCATTCGTCGCAGCGTCGGCACCGGGCCGCGAGGCAAGCCGCGTTGCGATCTCCGCGTAGCCGATCACGCAAGGCGCAAGCGCCACCTTGAGCGCCAGCAGATCGCCGCGCATCCCTGTGTCGAGCACGTAGCGTGTATAGGCCAGCATCTCGGCCGCCGGAGGGGCTTGCTCAAGATCGGCCGGGGATAGACCCCAACCGGCGCAGAGTTTTACATGCAGGTCCATCTCGACATAGAGGATGGCCGACAGGCCGGCCGCCGCCTCACGCATGTCGGCAAGCCTGGGCGACTTGTAGACCGCGAGCGCGTAGGCGCGCGCAAACTCGATGAGGAACAGGTAATCCTGAACCAGGTAGTGACGAAACGCCGCTTCGGGGAGCGAGCCGTCTGCCAATCCGTTCGTGAAGGGATGTTCGGTGTAGGCCCGCCACTCAGCGGATGCTGCTGTCTTGAGACGCGCGAAGAAACTCACGATCTGTTCCGCCTGGCTTGCTGGTCCATGAACGCCTTTGGTTCGGTACCGATAGCGTATTGCGAACCGGGGAGCTACGGTGACGGGGCATAAATTGCGGACAGAGTCCTCACCGTGTCGAGAGTCTGGTGCACTGCGACCGCAATTCGCTTCATCGAACTGGAGGCACAGGCGGGATCGCCGGCTTCCGACCGGCAGCGTGCATCGGCTCATTCAATCACTTCGTTCGCGCGAACCATGATGGATTGAGGAACGTTGATGCCGAGCACCTTCGCCGTCTTCAGGTTGATCGCCAGCTCGAACTTGGTCGGCTCCCTCAAAGGCAAATCTGCAGGCTTAGCACCGCGCAATAGCTTGTCGATATACTCCGCTGTATCTCCGACGATACTACCTACATCCAGGCCGTAAGTAAGAAGAACACCTGCTCTCGCAAAGTCCGTATTGTCTGAAATTGTCGGTACGCGGTATTGCCTCGCGACGTCCGCAATCCGCTCCCGGTTCTTGAAGGTATAAGGCGTTGAAAAGATATAGGCCGCATCGAAGCCATCAGTGGCAAGCCGCGCAAATATCCTGTCAAGGTCCTGCACATCCGCAGGATCGGGATAAAATACTTGCGACGCAAAGCCGATCTTTTGTCCGGCGGTGGCTATGTCGCTTTCGATCAGCACCGGGTCATTCGAGCCGATCCCTTTGTACAAGATGATTGCCACGCGCGAAAACCGGGGCAGAATATCCTTCAAAAGCTCCATGCGCTTGGCCGTGAGATCAAAGATCATCGGCTCCACGCCCGTGATGTTGGCATTAGGGTGCGCAAGATCATTGACGATATGGTTGCGCAACGCATTTGCACCAGCGGTGACGATGGGGATCGTCGCTGTCGCTTCCTTGAGTGCGCGGACAGTCGGGGTACTTGCTCCTAACAGCACATCGGGCCGTCGCGCGACGAGCTCACCTGCCAGCGCGGACGCCCGTTCAAGGTGCCCTCCAGCGCTGACGCAATCCACCACGAGATTTTGCCCCTCCACCCAGCCGCGATCAGCCAGTCCATGAAGCATCGCTCCCCAGTAAGCTGGTGCATCCTTGGTAGGGCAGATCACTCCCGCCAAAATACCGAGGCGTTTGGGGAGCGCGGAATTTTCCCCTGATGCGGCGCCCGCGAATAGAGCCAGAACGAGGGCAGCGAACGACACCACCCGTCTCACGGCGGTGAAGACATCGTTCTTCGATTTTGGAATGTTCATGCCCCATCCCTCTCGGCTGAGACAGTATCTCTTTTCGATGCTGTATTCGACTTGGCCTTTGGTCTTCTCGCAGTTGCGTTGACAGCCGCTCAGACGCTCTTTTCAGAGTCGTTGCTTTGTGGTTTAACGCTGGCGCTATTACAACCATGTCAAAAGAATGCATTTCAAGGGACACCGATGAGAACTTTCCTTTCGGCCGCCACTCTTGCTGTTACAGTTGTTCTTGCTACTCCGATTTATGCCCAAAACTGTCACCACGATCCGGTCTGCCAAGCCAAGCGCGACGGCGTGAGCGTCGCTGAATCCAAGCGGCGCGATCGTTGTATGGGAGGCCTGCCCGCGGACCAGCATCCCGACAGAGCAGCAAAGTGCGGTATCCAGATTCGAAGGTAGGCAGATCAGTGGAACGTCTCGTGAAGATCAACCTAGCCGGAGCATGGGTTCTGTTACTTTTCGTGACATTCAACTCTGCATTCGCCGCGCAACGTAGCTCGGGCAAACCGAGCGCCTGCACGCTTTCGCAGTGCCTCCTGGTACAGACCAAGTATCGCGGCTACTCGATCGAACAGGCGCGCAAATGGTGTCCCGCCAATCTGAATACGAATGGTTGCGTCAAATAGAAAACGCCCCCCTGCACAATCAGTGGCTCGTGCTATTAGTGCGAGCTGCTCGCGCCAGCGACGGCCAACAGCCAATTGGAGTTACAGGGACAGCGCACTAGATTAGCCTTAACCAGCGTTGGCGCGCGCCCCAGCAAAATCGGAAGCTTCGTACACCTTGGCCGCAATCCTCACAGATCACTTCGGCCGCTCCACACGAGAGCCGACGAATTGCATGATCTCTGCTGCTGAATAGACGCCCTGGGGCGCGGGGCCGGGCGGCAATTTCAGGACCTTTATGTAGACATCCTGGCCCGGCTTGATCACGGTATCGACGCTGCCCGGTGTGGTGGTCGTGAGAGCTTGATTGCCGACGAACGTCGTCGAGCTCGTGCCGGGCGTCACAATGGTGGACGACCGGCTCGCATCGGCTGCGCTGATGATCTGAAAGTGCGACCCGCCTGCGGCCTGCGTCGTTTCCGCGGCCTTGAGCAGCACATAGTCCTGCACCGTGGAAGAATTTGTATAGGAATTGCCCCGCGCTTGAATGCGCCAGGTGTCGGCCGTCACCTGTTGCGCAGCAACTCCCCCAGTAAATCCCATCTCCTGATATTTTGTGCCACAGCCCACTACTGCGAGGCACACCCCGACGATCGCAATCCAACGCATCCGAATCTTCCCCCAATCAAATGACCCAAGCGCAACCAGGGGAAGGGATCAATCCGACGTTCGCCGAATTCGGCGGGACAATACGATCACGCGCCCGATGTCGCACGCATGGCGCGCTGCGCGAAGCGCGGATCAACACGCGGCGTCAAGCTCGACGAATATGTCGATAGCCAAGCAACCTAGCCGTTGCATTCGAGCACCATCTGGAGATCGGGAGCGCGCTGCTCATCGTCAAGCCAACATGAGCAGCGATGCCCAGATGCAGAGAATCACGCTCATTGCGATATCGTTCGGACTATCGGAAGCGCTGGTACAGTTGGGTGGGCTCGAACCACCGACCTCCTGTTCCACAGACAGGCGCTCTAACCAACTGAGCTACAACTGCATCCTTGCGAGCCGCCTTGGGGGCGCCTTGAGAGGGCCTGATACCGAGGGGGCTGGACGGGGCGGAAACTAGGTGCAACGGGCGTTTTTGGCAAGGCCGCAAAACCCGTTATTTGCCTCTCTTCAGCGCGATAAATCTGCGGATTTGGTTGGGGTGTTCGGGATTTACCTTGTGGACCTGATCCCCTCACCCGGATCGGTCCGACGATGCTTCGCATCGCCGGGGCGATCCGGACCTCTCCCTGTGGGAGAGGTGAAAAAAACCCGGGCCGCGAGGGCCCGGGTTTCCTGATTTCGTCGATCCGCCGTTTTGAATCAGGCCGCGGGCTTGGCGAACTTGGCGGCGGAGGCCTTGATCGGCTCGGCGGTCTCGGCGGCGACGCGCTGCGTCAGCTCGACGAGCTCCTTGGCCTGGGCCTGGAAGGTCTCGAGCTGGGTGCGGGCGTGGCCGGTCCAGAGCTGGAAGGCGTCGGTCGGCGACTTGGTGCCGAGCAGCTCCTGGGCGAAGTCCAGGTGAGCCGTGGTGTTGGCCTTGGCGAATTCCATCAGCTTGGCGGTGTACTCGCTCGCGCCCTTGGAGGCGGAGGCGAACACGGCCTCGACGGTGCCGTTGTGGCTTTCGG encodes:
- a CDS encoding 4-hydroxy-tetrahydrodipicolinate synthase family protein, which translates into the protein MTDLRTQMHGLWLPLVTPFRDGRLDEISLRRLTRHYCTQAIDGFILGATSGEGMTLRDAELERLVAIVRDEMAAGRRNVPIGLGLSGADTSRMKERLDETADWPIDFYLIASPYYVRPSQRGILAHFEALADHAAWPLALYNIPYRCAVGITNQTMLRLAEHPDIIGLKDCGASREQSIALLRDRPKDFAVLTGEDANYFEALSDGADGGILLSAHLETATFATVYSELRRGNHDAAKARWQEVAELTRLLFTEPSPAPAKYWLWRTGLIDSPEVRLPMVEVSSELAATLDREIERRVMVAA
- a CDS encoding AEC family transporter; translation: MTTILIVAPVFALIAAGYASVLFRFVSEAAHKGISEFAFSIAIPALLFRTIVVSEFPDVSPYRMWGAYYGALALTWIAALAISKLLRERREDREDGVVFAIGSVYGNIVMLGIPLVLSALGNEAAGPMSLILSVNTPLLWLCGILQMELVSRKRTGSVLSVIRPVLADLVRNPLMLGIGFGVIWRFTGLGLNPVVDKTVELLAQAGSPAALIALGINLFRFEVKGEMPSVVVMSALKLLAMPAIAYLLARLLGLPPVAAGVIVLFAAMPTGANAYIFAAQYQRLVNPVSGAVALGTLLAAVTLPVVVMVVAGAR
- a CDS encoding CaiB/BaiF CoA transferase family protein, yielding MEENGAELPLSGVTVVSLEQAIAAPLASRHLADWGARVIKIERPGPGDFCRDYDHVMNGMSSQFVWTNRSKESLAIDIKSEAGRKALDALLPRADVFIQNLAPGAAERLGLDAAALLRKYPKIIACDVSGYGSGGPYSDKKAYDLLVQCEAGVLAVNGTEAEPAKVGLSVVDIATGMYILNGVLMALYRRERTGKGTAFQASLFDSITDWMSYPAFYTRSTGRLLPRTGARHATIAPYGPFRVGDGSTIFFGIQNDREWRALCGTVLGDDALADHPSFRTNPLRMQNRDELQILIEQRFAALTGDEVLRLLDTASIANAHLNSVEAFLAHEQLHARSRVQTVGSPSGPLMSFLPALTIPGLTPRMDPVPDVGQHNDAILAELGLTKES
- the trxB gene encoding thioredoxin-disulfide reductase, with the translated sequence MSAPVHAKVVIIGSGPAGYTAAIYAARAMLEPILIQGMQAGGQLTITTDVENYPGFADVIQGPWLMEQMEKQAVHVGTKIVTDLVIKLDTSQRPFRLTCDSGDVYLAEAVILATGAQARWLGLPSEAKFQGGGVSACATCDGFFYRNKEVVVVGGGNTAVEEALYLTNHASQVTIVHRRDHFRAERILQERLFKHPKIKVVWDSAVDEICGTENPNKVTHVRLKNVKTGALTDVKTDGVFVAIGHAPATELVKDQIKLKPSGYVEVAANSTATSVPGLFAAGDVADETYRQAVTAAGLGCMAALEAERFLALRASERAAAE
- a CDS encoding HpcH/HpaI aldolase/citrate lyase family protein, coding for MVRGRPTRAYLAVPAHRSRLVEKAAVSMADAVFMDLEDAVPPSEKLAALEEAVRSLSTLDWGTKIVAVRLNAIDSPFIDREIRALAPLARLDAVIVPKAERASDIAAIADRLLAAGPDRPAPVALELLIETALGLVNVDALAASHDSVSALHLGVGDFAASIGARCSDIGISPEGYRQTETAQSGYASAPLDLFAYPMMRVLVAARAFGLRAVDGPCGAFRDARLTESTAQKAAAMGFDGKQVIHPDQIEPTLRAFIPSGDELAQARRILEAMEQAEAQGQGAVTLDGKMIDYANVRMARRIIELGS
- a CDS encoding LysR family transcriptional regulator; protein product: MPRTRDGFTDMDWDKLKVFHAAAEAGSFTHAGEQLGLSQSAVSRQVSALEQELSVSLFHRHARGLILTEQGDLLFRTAHDVFMQLQAARAKLTDSRERPSGDLKITTTPGVGINWLIPRLGEFTALYPEIRISLIVTDEELDLSMREADVAIRTRKPTQPDLIQRKLFAMGFHAYCSPDYIKRFGTPRTLEELDSHRIITLSDGNFAPHLQNRNWLIEAGRNGSGPREAYFKVNNILGLVRACQQGLGIAALPDYLIEEQSRLVQLFGESDSIQLDTYFVYPEELKTVARVQVFRDFVVSKAQRWPS
- a CDS encoding ParA family protein, encoding MNVIVFASRKGGSGKSTLAAHLAAQIKASKQVMLVDADPQGSLTLWHKLRGTNEPPIKAAVNSVSGIVSAARRDGYEWVLIDTPPNLSAVVDDAIKNATMVVIPARPGVFDVNAVQETIQMCRAARKPYAVVLNGAPAKRDEAESPIVTIAREALAKFRAPVWGGQITNRSDLLMALSHGEGAREYQAESRAAQEIARLWAAIERSVKAIRGTASASGAMHKQAA